The nucleotide window ATGTGTGAACAGCAGCGTCAAGCACTGGCTGCAATGAAATAGGCGGATGTGGAGAGGAAAGATGTTTCACATTCCAGACATAGCACATGCCCACAGCTGAGATGCAGAGAATCCAAGGACCATTGCACTCCAGGATCACTGGCTGTGCCTCAAGTACCAAGGCACTGACCAGCCGACGCCCAGCTGGCGTCCAGATGTACACCGATCCGTCTTCGCAAGCTGCAGCCCACATGCTCAAATTACCTGTTACCAGAAGAACAGTGCGCGGGAGGAAGTCCTGCCACAGGGGCTGCTCGCCACGGAAAAGCGTGAGCCGCACCGGTTCTCGATCAATCGCACGCCCCGTCAAGCTGGCCGGAGATGGATTGCGTGCTTCAAAAACCACGTCAACCCGCGACTTGTTGGTTTCCCCCGGCGCATTGGGCTCTGTCGGTTTCCCAGTTGGATCGATGGCCCGTACTATTTGACTGCGGACCTTCGGGACCGCCAAGCGAAGCTGACTGATTGCCATGCAAGGATTCATAACAGCTGGTCGAATGAATTCTGGCGTTTGTTGCTGACCGGTGGGTGCGGGCTGCGGTTGAGCAGGAAGTAGACCGTCGGGCGTGCTTGCCAGAATCGGGGTGGCTCCATTTTGGCTGGCCAGCGCCACGCGCTTCTCAACATGCCCATCGTCATCCCCTTCTAACTGAGCGAGTTTGCGCTTGTTTCCGAAAAGCAGGGCTGCCAGACCACCCTTGGGTAGCCCATCGAAAGGCTTGGACAGGTCCACAATCGATTGCGGTGTGTCGGCCTTGACTTGGCTACTGACCGACGCCATGAGTCGGGCTTGTGGAAGAGAGGATTCAGCCGCTCCAGCACCCGATACCAGAAGGGGGGCGAttcgcttctttccatccttcgtATACGTCGGACGCTGCTTCAGCCTTTCCAGCTTTGCCTGGTATGGATCGGGCTTCTCCGGCTCCTGTGCTGCAGGCGTGCCTGCGGTTCCGTTCGGCTGAGACTTTTGTGTATCCGGCGTAGGAGACGCTGCTCGAGCTGGCGTTACACCATTCGATGCTCCTGAGCCAGGCTTTCCATTGGCCGTGTTGTCTGCAGCCGCATGATCGTCACCCATCAAAGCACCCATGCGGCCCTCGACTCCCTTGATCTCTCCAGCTTTACTCTTCTCCTCAAGAAGCAGTCCGTCCGTGGTCTCGGTGATGCCGGCGCCCTTCCGGTTCGTGCCAAACTTGGTAAGCGAtctttcattctcctccatctccatcgcaTAGCCTAGATCCCCATCTTCGAACCGCACTGCAAGAATTGTGCCGTCAAGGGCAGTTGCATAAAGGCATTTGCCATCCGGACTCCATGCCAGGTCGGAAATGGACTTGGCAGCCAGTTCTTGGGCCACCACGATAGGCCTCGGATTACTGGTGATCCAAATGCTGAGTGACTTATCACCGCCCGCGCATGCGATTACTGTGACGGAGTTGTGGACCACCTGGCCTTGGCTATCCACTGCCGGTTTGGTGATCGGTTGGGGCGAGTATAACCGCGGAGAGAAAGCGCAGACTTCGACCGGTGCTTCATGCCCAATAAGATTAATGTCGCCGTCCCACGAGCCCCGGTTGATGATCGCAACCGAGCTGACGGGGCCATTCACCGCATTGGCCGCTGCGATGTGCATACCATCTGGCGACCAGGAACACCGGCGGAAGTAGGCCGTCAAAGGGGAATTCGAAAACGGTGCGGAGATAGTCTGCTCAAGGACGAAGTTGTTCATCTGGTCATGAGCGCTGGAATTCGGCGCAGGAGACGTAAAGCGGAAGATTCGAACAGTGCGATCATCACTGGCTGTAGCAAAGTACTTATTCGCCGGATCAAATGTGATGCCCTTGACGTGACTCTGGTGAATAGAAAGGGTCTTGAGCTTCTCAAACGTAGTCCCCGACCACACGACAACCTTCGAATCCAATCCAACCGAAACCAATATCGAAGAATCGTACGACCATCCCAAATCCTGAACATCGTTATCATGGCCGATCAATCTCCGAATCGTGCGCCAGTTCTCCACAGGAGGTGCCTCGTTTGACCCTAAACACGCAAAAACATCAGTCAACACCACCCCAAACCGTATTCACAACCAACAAGCCACTCGCATCACCTACCGAACGTCGACGCATGGGACGGCGGATTCGCATCCAATGTATAAATGCACACAATCTTATCATCCGCCCCCGAGGCAAGGTATTTCCCATTTGGCGAGAACCGCACCGTATGTATCGTTCCAGAGTGATTGCTCATCGACGCCAGCTGTTTCGGCTTACTGGCTTGTTCCGGGTCGTCGGTGTTGCAGATCGCCTCTGTCGACCATATCCGAACGTATCCATCTGTATCGTACATACAACTTTGTCAATGAACAATTCCATATCTTTCGAACACGCACACAATAGTAGGTAAAGGAGATATGTAAGATGATCCGGAACTGACCTCCAGCAGCTGTCACCAAGCGACTCCCATCGGGGGATACATCACAACTATAAACCTCGAAATCCTTCCGTTCGCCTGTATGACAAGATAAAAAGGGAAGAGCGTTAGCGGATGGCTGAATACTTGATTGTGAAAGTtaagaaacaagaagaagggttgCGTCAATGCCAGGACAACAGCAGGAAGAATACAGCATTCGGTTATCGTCTGGCAGGGACCCAaaagggaggaaagagagaggaaggaaggaaaacaTTACCCCCATGTGTCAGCCAAACGGGCTTAATGATATGCATGGCGGAGACACCGTCGATGCCCTGTGTTATAGAtgtttcctcctctttctatCCCTTTCggtgtctgtgtgtgtgtgtccgAGATCGGTGGGTTTGTTGGCAAAGTAGttgtgtggtgtgtgtgtgtcgcTGATAGTAGTGAAGTGTAGCGTAGTTGCAGGTGCTGATTCGAGGATTAACTTATTTGTACCAtcgcaaaagaagaagctttGTCCTTCCTAGCTCATCGGGTAACGGGGGCCCGTCCGATCGCGAGTAAATTGGTGAGACGCAGGAGAGGAGCTCGTGGGGAAGGCAGACGAGAAAAGGGATCGGGAGGGATTCAGCGCAAGGAAAACGGGCGATGAAGAGGGCGCGCCTTGGTTTCAATGAATGAAAGTCGCGATCCCCAGGATGGGCGGCGCGGGAGGCGGTGGCCCGAGCTTCTGCCGCCGATCCCAGGGCTCTAAAAGTTAAGGGTTAAAGTAGTTGAAAAGAAGTTGACGGAGATTACCGTCGATAATTTCTACGCTGTCTACGATTGAGAATGGGGAAGTTCCCTTGAATCCACTTTTGTCTACTGTACATGATCCAGACAAAGACTGACACCCGTTTCGCCAACTGCTAGAAGTGATGCACGCGCTTAACACCCGGTAGCCCGTAGCTCTCATTTGAGTAGAACTCCCGAAGCATCATGCATCAGTACCTGACGGGGCACATAGGGCAATAGAGATACAAAATGGGTAGGATAATGGGCAATTCATCCAGAAGTTTCGTAATCGGTGATTATAAAGAGGCAACCGCAAAGGGAGAATGCTCAATCATAGTCAAACAACAAGGCTAAGAAAAGCTAGAAGAACATGGATGCCGCTTTGTTCATTGATGTCTCTGTTGGCTAACCTGGTCGAATCCTTCTAGAACATCCTGAACGGCGTCAGGCGTCTTGtgttccttctccgcatcgaCGTTGTCGTACTCTGGTGTGTGCTCCGacttggtgctggtggaagAGGTCTCCTTCTGGACCGGCTCCTGGACTCCCAGGGACTTCGCCGCAATGGTCTTGGCCTGGCTCTCATTGATCTTGCCGTACACAGCCATGGCATTGGCAATCATGCCACCCATGTCGCCAACGTTACCGGGAACAACCACGGCAGTACCCTCCTTGGCAAGGTTGGAGAAGGCATCAACGTACTTCTCGGCGACGCTGAGGCTGACAGCGCCGTGAGCATTATCCTTACCAGCCTCAATCGCCTGAGCGACGGCGTCAATGCCTCTGGCGGTGGCCTGGGCCTTCAGCAGGATGGCCTCGGCCTCACCCGCAGCACGGTTGATCTGTTCGGTGCGCATAGCCTCGGAAGCCAGGATGACGGACTGCTTCCGACCTTCAGCAATATTGATTGCGCTCTGTCGCTGACCTTCGGACTCGAGAATCTCGGCGCGCTTCGACCGCTCTGCCGTAACCTGGCGGTGCATGGCCGCAACAACACCCTCCGGGGCGTGAATATCCCTAATCTCGTAGCGCAGACACACAACACCCCAATCGCGCGCAGCCTCGTTGATGGCCTGTGTGATGTTGGTATTTAATGTGGCGCGCTCCTTCAGGACGTGATCCAAGGTAAGCTGTCCGATTTCCGAACGCATGGTCGTCTGCGCAAGCTGAGAAATGGCATACTCGGCATCCTCCACCCCGTAACTGAAGCCCGAAGAGTCGCACGGTCAGTTTCTATCCAACACTTGAAAGAAGATGGCCCTCTTCAGAAATATTTGCACAATAACCCTGCCGCATCGTACTCACCTGGCTTTATACGCGTCAAAGACCCTCGTGTACAGCACACCATCCAATTCCAAGGTGACATTGTCGGCCGTGATGGCATTCTGACTGGGTATCTCGATAGCCGACTCCTTCAAACTCTTAACATAGGCAATCCGGTCCAAGAATGGGATCAAGATCGCGAGACCGGGTTCTAGAATCCGATGGAACTTGCCCATCCGCTCGACGATCCATGCTGTCTGTTGGGGGACGAAGCGAACAACAGTGTTGACAGGAAGGGAAGTGCGATTGGAGAAGTAGGTAGGTGGTGCGCTGGATGAGGACGCAGATCCTAGGGGCAGAAATGAGGTCTCTGGTGCAAGTCTCCGAGGGGTGCTGGAAGCATTTCTCCGTCGAATGCGGTTCAGAGGGTATGTAGTCGGGAGAGCAGCGCCGGCAATGCGAGGGCTGGAGAGAAGGGATCGGTTATTTGAGGGCCGAATCAGCCTCATTGTCTGTCGAGAAGCCACATCCATTGTGGTAGACAGGAATCTGGGAGGGGTGAGAGAAGGATTAAACTGGCCTGATCGGAGACACTGGAGAAGCCCGGAGTGAAGCTCAAGCCGCCCGGGTGAAGCTGGCTGGCCGCTCCGGTTTTCGCCTCAGGCATTAATGCTGAATCAGCGACTCCAGGATGCGGACCCTGGAGCTCTACTCCATACTCGAGAGATAACTATCTACTGCCTATTTTCATATGGAGAATGTTCGCATTCACGTGTTTCATGCAGAGTAAAGATAGATTGTAgtataactatatatattaaaactgCGTCCCGTGGGTTCACAGATTAAAGCAAGACTCCTAAGCTATAATGCATTTgatcttgtttttctttacCTCGGGCTACTCGTCACACCCCGACCCAACTAATAGATTAACCATAATGTGATGTGCAAAACTCTCGTCAGATAAAACCACCGGTatggaaaagcaaagaaagatGGAATGTCAGCAGGGCATCACCATCAAGGCGTCACCATCAAGCCCAGGGTAACCAGGCCAAGTCAGCAGAGACGCCTATATCAAGTCCTCATAGCAATGCGAGCAAATACGTTCGTGCAGCTTGCCGAGCATCTCCCCCACTGTCTGGGGAAGGACGGTTCGGTTGAGTTTGAGTGGAAAAGGttggaaatgaagaagagaaaggagatgTTTATCCTTTTTGGGTTTTCTGGTTTCATTCGTACTAAACATCGACACAAGAAGGGTAAACAATACCACGGTATTAAAAAGCAAATAACCCGGATGAACATTCTATGGTCGTGGAAAGAATTTCAGCCCGGCGTACCTCAAAGCAAGCATCAAGAGCAGATAAACACTGCCCAGTAAAACATGCCCGGACTCCAGAAATTTTCGAAACCTCCCATGACTGAAATAGGAAAATGCGAAGGAAACAAAGAAGATATGCCGAGACTTCCCATGTGCATGAATGTTCCACTTCAATGGACACATGTcggcggagaaagaagaagataaatgcAAGTCATGagcagaaaaataaaagcgACAATAGTAACATAGATGGTAGAGGAGACAGGGTGAGCGGAAATAGAAGAGTAATAGAACGAAAACAAACGACATAATTACTTTTCCAGCTCGGCTCTCAGGCTATCATCCCAGGTACGGTCTTTTGATGCCCTTGAGTTCGGACAGGGACTTCACCATAGCGAACAGGGTCTGAGACAGCCTAAGCGTAGCTTGGGTATCAAGAGGATCGCTTTCGCTCGGTTCTTTGAAAACCGATAAGCTTTCCCAAACCCCTGTCGCTCGTCGAAAGTTGCCGCAAAAGGTGTGAAGACTGAAGAAGCCGCCGCTGACGTTTCGTGCAAAGAAATCATCAAACGCTAGACTCTTAAATTCATTGTACATTTGTGCATTGAAATTTTGGACCAAGAAACGTGACCAGATTTGGTACAGAACATCCATTCCACGGTCACCGTCTTGGGTTGCCGTTTCGAAAATCGCTTATCGAGTGCTCGTAATCGAAGCGTGTAGAAGTCGTCGAAAGTAAGGAAAGAGACAGATTAGTGAGATGTTCTTCTCGACCCGGATAATCTTGAGCTTTCGCAATCTGACATATGAGCAGCATATTGATTCAGGCTTCGCATATTTCATGATTATACTGCCGAGGAGTCAGTGAGGGTAATTGATGATATCATTCCAGTCTTGCACACCTGAAAGGACAATTGTTGAGGTCCCGGGAACGAAAAAGAATTCAACAATGCACCAATTTATTCAGCCTGCTGTTCAAAGACGTTAACAGATGCCTCGTACAGATTTGAAACAAAATTGAAGGATGCCCAACTGCCGGATGCACTGTGCGAAAGTAGGCACAAACAGCACGGCCGTAGTCCATCAAAAGTAGCAAAGGGGGTAGAGTCGACCATCACCGGGGATTTCGTACATTTGTGATTTCAGTCTGGCCATTCTGGGTGCCGGCAGGAGAAAACTCCGGAGCAGTAGACGATAGCGACGTCTTGGCACCGTTGAAGTCAGCGGTACCGTTGGGAGCTTGTCCATTGACAGCCCCATCAACGTAGACATCTTCAGGCTTCACAAAACTGCTAGGAGAAGGGCCATCATTCTGGGCAGAAGGATCACGCTGGTCCATAGGGAGAACCCATTGCTCCCACTTGTCTCTCGGCCGCAGACGGTCCAGCCCATCTTCAGCTTGAACATACTCGACGCTCCTCAGCTGGCGAGCAACATGGCGCAAAAGCTCGAAGTCTTCGGTCAAGCTCTTGACGCGCTTGAAGTTGGCAATGAAGGCCAGCCCAACGTAACCCTGGGAGTCCATGTGTttgcggaggaagagatccTTGCACAAGTTATCCACGGAGAAGTAGTACTCGACCTGCATCGAGATCATGCCAATCTGGGAGTAAGGGTCGTAGTACTGGCCGGCATAGGGGTATGCGGTCATCGGCCCAGCATGCATGGGCTGGTAGCCGTACATTGTGTTGATATCACCAGGGTAGGGGTAGACGCCGTACATGGCAGTGGAGTTCGGCAGGGAAGGCGACCTGATGTTCATTCTGTGGCCTCCGGAACCATTTACAGGGCCATGTTGTTGCGACCTCTGGCGATCGTTGAAGCCGAACTTGGGGTGCATGAAGTTGTGGTGCGACatgtggttgttggggaAGTGGGCGTTCTGAGCACCATTGAAGCCAGCATGGCCTCCACGGCCTCCCCGATGTCCGCCACGTCCTCTCTCGGGACGCGACTCACGAGGGAAGTCCTTCTCTTTGCGCTCGCGGTCGGCGTGGAAGCTAGCAAAATCTGCCGACTTGGGGCCATTCTCGAAGCGACGGTCCTGGCGAGGACCGGCCTGGGCATCCACGGAAAGCTGGGGGTTACGAGAGCCATGCTCACCACCCTTGTGGCCTGCATCATGGCCCTTGGCGAACTGCTTGGCATGGTGGCGGGGGAAAGTGTCTGCCCCGTTGGCGTTTCTTCCAGCCGGTGCTCCATTTGCATTCTCTCCCTTGGGCCCGCGGTTGCGGTCCGCTGCCTGGTGTTTACGCGCATCTGGCAGTCCAGCATCGGCGCTGTTGGAGCGCCTTGACTGGGCGGGAAGCGAGTTGGCGCGACCGGAGTTCTGCTCGTTCCTTCCTCTGTCAGCAGAGGTAGCCTGCTTTGCCGTAGAGCCCTGTGCAGCCTGGCCGGAAGCCTTATCAGCACCGGCTCCAGCGCCATGCGTTCCATTGCGGGAGTTTTCACGTCCACCACGAGCAGCCCTTCCGCCTCTACGAgcagaggggagaggggtgtTGAACACAGCGGTGGGAACGTAAGGAACGGGCATCCACTTCTCCTTGCCGTGAGGGCGGATGACAGGGCTCTTCTCAGTCTTCTCCtgagccttcttcttctcttcaccctGGGCAACCTGGGGTGTAGGCCAGAGGCTCTCGTCTCCAACAGGAGGGATGCTGGCGCCATCATCACGTCCCTTACTTCCGTCAGCCTTCTTCCGGTCTTTGGCGCCCTCCGAAGGAACGTCCgatcccttcttcttggaggccGGTTTCGACTCGGCTTGATGATCACCAGATACCGAGGAAGCAGCGGACGCAGTCTTTGAGGTGCCCTTGGAGGCAGGCTTCAGTGCGGCAacggccttggccttggcctcctgCGCCTCTTTCCGCTGCTGCCAGATGTTCACGGAAGGAAGCGGGGcagccttcagctccttAGCAGGAAcagccttttccttctcggcGTTCTTGTCCTTCGTGCTGTCTGCTCCAGTATTCGTCTTCTCGGTACCCGAGGCTTGGGACTTGTTGTCCCAGGTAGATTCCGAAGTACCGTTGGGGGTATCTGTTCCGTCCTCATCCTTGGGGACAGATGACGTGGAAGAGTTGCCATCACTTGATGCTTCAGAAGTGTTGGCCTTGGTAGCTGTAGATTCGACTTCCTTCTCGATAGTGTGGGTCACCTCGGTTTCCTGGGCTGTTTCGGCCTTGGAAGGCACGGCATCTGCATTCGTCTGCGAGCTAGAGTCCACACTCTGCTCCTCCGGCTTCGAACCCGCTTGGGTCTGCTCTTCCGGTGATGTCTTTGCGGGGGACTGCGCGGGGGCAATGCCCTTTGCTGCTTGAGCGTAAGAAAATGAAGCGGCCATTTTCGATACGTGAGAAATAAACGCGGTCTATGAAGCCCGTTCTagtgaagaaaagaggaaagcgAAGAAGTCAGTTCTGCCAGAGAACAAATACCTCCGCAATGAGCTGTCAACCGAGGTTTGGTTGGAATAACTCCAACAACGATggcaataaaaaaaaagtcgcTGCCCTTGAGCAACCCCACCAAACGCAAGTTCCAGTCACTGGTTATTGAACCTATTCGGTAGCGGACGGCTGAACTGGCGTTTGTCCAATCGGTCAAAGACGTGGTCGATAATACGAAGTGTAGCGTAACAACCGATGTAGTCGGAAGATCCCTTTACTAATGTTGAAACCTAGCACACAAATCGCATCCAATATGCTCTCGCACGGCACAATTTGTGTCCAGATCCGCTAAACGGCGAACGAGGAAGGGCCAACAGGAGTCGATGTAGAAATCGTGAGACGAGATCGCTTCGGTAGGAAGGTGTCCACAGGAGGTTTCTAACCGATTCGTTCGACGTGCTTGTTGTAAGACTGGCTACAATAAGCACTCGCGGTGTGCGGTTATGATATTCGGGCCGTCGGAGAATCCAACTGCGCTGCCTCTTGGCTTGGTGTGGTATCGACGATCACGTAAAGAATCGATATACGCTGGTGTTTGCGAGAGAACCCGGTTAACCTTGCACCTTCGAAAGCGTTAAAGCGTAAACGAGGCGCGACTTGCACGTGGCAAACAACCGCTACAGAACTTCGTGGGTTTGAAGATTTGCCAGGTACGGAAGggcaagagggaaaaaaaaatgtaaGGAGCTGCGACGGAAAAAAGTTCGAGGCAGGACCCGTGCggagaaaacaaaaaatagactgagcaagaagaaagTGATCAACGATCAAATTAACTTGTCAATGAGGAGGGAAATGggcaggaaaaagaaaagtaaggtAGACGGTGGTCCCGCTGAACACAAGGATACCTCTGTCTGTGTGTGAAGGAGGATCTCGGAGAACGGAAAAAAAGGCGCACTGCAGAAATGGAGCACCACCTCACTATAGCAACACGGGTCACGGGTAACCGACGGAGGGAACCACAGGGAGGGACAGAATCCCAAAATGTTGGAACAgtgaagaggggaggggaggggggggaatagagaagaggggggtaaAAGGGGAGaaacaagaaggaagagagaagagagagagagagagagagagagaggaagggtaGAGACTGTGTGTGTAAGAGAacgaaaaataataatggaATAAATCACTTACAGGCCGGAGGGACGTGGAAAAGCCGAAGAAGGCAGGCAAGAAaagtaagtactagtcaGAATTGTGGAATCCGCCAACAGAGGgttaattagaaaaaaaaaaaaattgcaCAGGAGGTTTCTACTTTCAAGGTACAGTAAAGTAATCGAGTTTTCCGCATGTAATAACACCATTGTCTTGCCAAATAATACGGGTATCAATGGTACCTAGTTTGTATCATGATTCCTACAGTTCCGAACAGCAGGACGGGCTCTGCTCAACCAAGGGCAGAAAAGAGGTAAGGGCGTAGGAATTAAGTCCAGAAAATCACAGAAAAAAAGTGGTGAAAATTGTTATTCCTGCCATATACCCACATCGTCGTCTCACGATGTGGTTCGTGGACTCCAGGGTTTCTGTGGGTATGAACCGGCCTTTCACTTGTGCTGGAGGTAAATATTCCGGGTAAAGATCTGGAAGTTGTATGTAAGTACCAGCAGATGAGTTTGCATTGCTAATGGATTTTGCTGGATTTTGATGGCTGTTCTCATTAGATTCTTTAGATCGGAATTAAGGCCATTGCAAATAAAAGAAGAGGTGGAAATATTCAATATAGTATTTTCAAATCGAGTATTTGTACTGCTATCGGTATCCCTAGATATGAGTCCGCCCATAACTATCATGCGGGCCGTATTATTACCAACAACCAGTGTGGTGGTAAGAGTAGTATAACACGTATTTCTGTCTCCAAACCAAGTCTGTCTTAAAGTCGAGCTTATGAAATTGAAGGTCGGGAGAATGCGTGGGTGGCAGCTTACCTCCCCCAGCCAGTCATCCCACTCTTTGCCTCCCagcaagtcagtcagtcctTTCCAGCAACCCCTCACTTCCCCTCTATGCCCAAGCCCCAAAAAAAACCCTTTGGCTGGCGACTGTCCTGATTCGGATGTTCCAGCGGCACTAAACCGTAATGGTCTCCGGTTTCAATTCGGCTCTCATAATACCCATTTTCTCTATTACCAAATGTCATCCCAACCCTGAAGGAAAAAGTAGTTAACTCGTGATGCCTGACAGCTGGAAGTCTAATTAACATACTCAGGTCTTGTGAAGGCACCAGATACCCTCCGTGGTTGTGGGTAAAGTGACACGACCACAATTCTAGTACCTCGCAGACTCCCCTCAGTCTCCGATGCTAACCACTTTGGCTTAAGGTCTCATTTACCGAAAATGCAATGGACTGCAGGTGCGCACGACTTTGAACCGCGAACACACTCATGGCGGGGCTCGGAGGGGTTCTGTGATCCATGCATGGATGGGGCTGATGCCATCATCTGGTaggcctttttttttttttcctcagTGGCCCTGTCAGGGTTTACGGGCCACTCAATTTTGTCGTATTGATCCAACCGCGTTGAGAGGAATATAGAGGAGGAGCGAACAATAGCATTACAGTAGTTTAGGCAAGGTTTCAATTTGGACCATGTCCACTATGCGTTTAGGCCACCTCGGGGCTACATAGGACGTGGGATGTCTTGGTCCTACAGAGCACAATATCTATAATCAAAATGCATAACAAGTGAGCATCCTGCTGCCTTCCTAATGCACTTGATAGATAAGGGTGTCGAATTTGGAAATATCGATCAGGCGACTTATCGGTGCTGGAGTGCTAGAGCTAGTCAGGTGATCAATCATCGACGTGCCTCATTCTGCATGAATTCTTTTGCATCTAAACACTCAATTACGATGCGATTGTTGTCTTTTTTTCGCTTCAATTTCTATTCTGATTTCTTTGGTTGCTGAAGGCCAGTTCATTCGCACTTCCAGCTCACAAGCAAAACATCCATTTTTACACCGCCAGCAGCTCCTGTAGTAGGATTATACCATCGATGATGACCTCGCTCATATATTCGATACATCGAAATAAGATTCTGTCTTTATATTAAGCGATAACTCCCGCAAAGTGGAATAACAAAATATTGCCATGATCCTTCGTGATTCTGGAGTATGTCATTCCCCACATAGGCACCAAAAGTAACAGTCAACTTTCAATGTCCAGGTTTGATACTTAGTATGCAGTTCACTTTAATATAGTCATGCGACTACTTCTCTAAGGCATGCTAAACCTAATACTCCTGGCCAAGTGCGACCATAATAACCATATAGTTCACTAACACCAAGCTCCAGCGAGCCACACTTCCAAGTTCCAACctgatctacttgtcagtgCCCAGACCCACCAGTCTAGACCAGAAAAGTAAGCAAAGAGAAGCACTGAATCATGTCAGCGAAATCATACTACTAAATAAATCCATTGCAAAACAGGCATGTAAATCATGACATTCTTGACAAAACTCGGGTATCTACATGTCAACCCGTGTCAAACCAAGAACGTGCTCGCCATGCCAAGAGTTAAATACCAGAGGAGGACTGGTACTATCAATAGACACACACGCATGTGTGTCATGGAGCTATGAATGTTAGGATTTGACATTAGAATGGAATTTAAAGGTTTATGATGTTTCCACACTGCCTTCTAGATTCCCATATACATTGAATCTTGATAATTCAATTCATTGATATTATAGTAGCACACTTAAAAGGGTATAAATCGACATACTAACTTAACTATTCTAGTCAGTTTTGACTAAGTAGATACAGTAGACAACCGCAAATCTCCGagtttccttcccttccatacCGTATCAACATCAAACACCACTCTAACCCACTCGAGTCAAGTGTACTTAAACTTCAATACAAATGCGAAGTTAGTAAGATCATGCAGCCGGTGAAGGAATGAATCGACAACACCAATTTTGTCCCTTAGCAATGAGTAAGTTAGTACTTAAGAAGGGCCCTCGAAGCCAGTCAATCCTATTAACAACCTATGACAATCAATCATATACTGAATTTTCTTCTCCCGATATACCTACCCAGTAGTATACTTACTACTCTGGGGGAcaatttatctataataatccCCATTAATAGGCCGGGAACGGAGTAAAATGCAGGGGCATTCcataccaaccaacccaacaaGGTACGGAGTTTATTGATGGAttgatctccttctctcccttccccaataataagccagccagccagtcagccagccagccagccagtcaaaTCTaagccattcatccatccattcagcCAT belongs to Aspergillus luchuensis IFO 4308 DNA, chromosome 3, nearly complete sequence and includes:
- a CDS encoding La domain family (COG:J,O;~EggNog:ENOG410PN86;~InterPro:IPR006630,IPR036390,IPR036388;~PFAM:PF05383), which codes for MAASFSYAQAAKGIAPAQSPAKTSPEEQTQAGSKPEEQSVDSSSQTNADAVPSKAETAQETEVTHTIEKEVESTATKANTSEASSDGNSSTSSVPKDEDGTDTPNGTSESTWDNKSQASGTEKTNTGADSTKDKNAEKEKAVPAKELKAAPLPSVNIWQQRKEAQEAKAKAVAALKPASKGTSKTASAASSVSGDHQAESKPASKKKGSDVPSEGAKDRKKADGSKGRDDGASIPPVGDESLWPTPQVAQGEEKKKAQEKTEKSPVIRPHGKEKWMPVPYVPTAVFNTPLPSARRGGRAARGGRENSRNGTHGAGAGADKASGQAAQGSTAKQATSADRGRNEQNSGRANSLPAQSRRSNSADAGLPDARKHQAADRNRGPKGENANGAPAGRNANGADTFPRHHAKQFAKGHDAGHKGGEHGSRNPQLSVDAQAGPRQDRRFENGPKSADFASFHADRERKEKDFPRESRPERGRGGHRGGRGGHAGFNGAQNAHFPNNHMSHHNFMHPKFGFNDRQRSQQHGPVNGSGGHRMNIRSPSLPNSTAMYGVYPYPGDINTMYGYQPMHAGPMTAYPYAGQYYDPYSQIGMISMQVEYYFSVDNLCKDLFLRKHMDSQGYVGLAFIANFKRVKSLTEDFELLRHVARQLRSVEYVQAEDGLDRLRPRDKWEQWVLPMDQRDPSAQNDGPSPSSFVKPEDVYVDGAVNGQAPNGTADFNGAKTSLSSTAPEFSPAGTQNGQTEITNAE